From the bacterium genome, one window contains:
- the uvrA gene encoding excinuclease ABC subunit UvrA — MSKTDAIIIHGAREHNLKNIDVNIPRGKLTVITGLSGSGKSSLAFDTIYAEGQRRYVESLSSYARQFLGLMEKPDVETIEGLSPAISIEQRKSSKNPRSTVGTVTEIYDYLRLLFARIGVPYCYQCGRKIEKQTVDQMVDSILSMEKGTRIQLLAPVVKGRKGEYKDVFDQVRRDGFVRVRVDGRLYDLDEQINLEKNKKHNIEVVIDRLVVDPSINKRLADSLETALGVSSGSVIIDIAGKKQMLLSALFACVHCSISYDAPSPRMFSFNSPFGACPVCNGLGIIMKIDPDLVVPDKEKSINQGAVQPWGNARDGWYFSRLRTISKAFGFSLDTPFKDIDSEFQNIILYGAGDREFRFKYESANKKTAGVFVNKFEGVLKNLERRYRETTSQGIRNWIEGYMNVQTCPECGGSRLRKESRSVKIHGKSIDEITALSIKEAAEFFRDVKFTKKEQAISRQILQEINERLKFLINVGLDYLTLDRTASTLAGGEAQRIRLATQIGSQLVGVLYILDEPSIGLHQRDNNRLISTLTALRDIGNTVIVVEHDKETILAADYVIDLGPGAGVNGGNVVAAGTPREIMENAQSLTGQYLSGKASIPLPETRRISGTGKITIKGAEGNNLKNINVDIPLGLFVCITGVSGSGKSSLINETLYPALRRRLYHTKQSPLPYREITGFEYIDKVIDINQSPIGRTPRSNPATYTGVFTHIRDLFSQLPEAKIRGYKPGRFSFNVRGGRCEACEGGGIIKIEMHFLPDVYIPCEVCKGKRYNRETLEVKYRGKTISDVLDMTVSEALIFFDKIPPIKRKLKILEDVGLGYIGLGQPATTLSGGEAQRIKLSGELSQKATGSTLYILDEPTTGLHFEDIKMLLNVLDRLVQRGNTVVVIEHNPDVIKTADWIIDLGPEGGDQGGTIVASGPPEKIARVKKSYTGMFLNTELKNIHRRK; from the coding sequence ATGAGCAAAACCGACGCAATAATCATACATGGAGCCCGGGAACATAATTTAAAAAATATTGATGTCAATATCCCAAGGGGAAAACTGACAGTTATTACAGGATTGTCCGGATCAGGAAAATCTTCTCTTGCCTTTGATACAATTTATGCGGAAGGACAGAGAAGATACGTTGAATCATTATCCTCTTATGCACGTCAGTTTCTGGGCCTTATGGAAAAGCCTGATGTTGAAACAATTGAAGGCCTTTCTCCTGCAATCTCCATTGAGCAGAGGAAATCAAGCAAAAATCCCCGTTCAACCGTAGGTACAGTTACTGAAATTTATGACTATTTAAGGCTTTTATTCGCACGAATTGGTGTACCATACTGTTATCAATGCGGCAGAAAAATTGAAAAACAGACAGTGGACCAGATGGTTGATTCAATATTAAGCATGGAAAAAGGTACCAGGATTCAGCTTCTCGCTCCTGTTGTAAAGGGCCGCAAAGGAGAATACAAAGATGTATTTGATCAGGTACGCCGTGACGGTTTTGTAAGAGTACGGGTTGACGGCAGGCTTTATGACCTTGACGAACAGATCAATCTGGAAAAGAATAAGAAACACAATATAGAAGTTGTTATTGACCGTCTTGTTGTTGACCCGTCCATAAACAAACGGCTTGCAGATTCCCTTGAAACAGCACTTGGCGTATCTTCAGGGTCTGTCATTATAGACATTGCCGGGAAAAAACAGATGCTCTTGTCAGCTCTTTTTGCATGTGTCCACTGCAGCATAAGCTACGATGCGCCAAGCCCCCGCATGTTCTCATTCAATTCTCCCTTTGGAGCATGCCCTGTATGCAACGGATTGGGAATAATTATGAAAATTGACCCTGATCTAGTTGTGCCGGATAAGGAAAAATCTATAAATCAGGGCGCTGTACAACCCTGGGGCAATGCAAGAGACGGATGGTATTTCAGCAGATTGAGGACAATCAGTAAAGCCTTCGGATTTTCTCTTGATACTCCTTTTAAGGATATTGATTCTGAATTTCAAAACATAATTCTTTACGGAGCCGGAGACCGCGAATTCCGCTTTAAGTACGAATCTGCAAATAAAAAAACCGCAGGAGTATTTGTAAACAAATTCGAAGGAGTTCTGAAAAACCTTGAGCGGCGCTACAGAGAAACAACATCCCAGGGTATCAGAAACTGGATTGAAGGATACATGAACGTACAGACATGTCCTGAGTGCGGCGGCTCACGCCTGAGAAAAGAGAGCAGATCTGTAAAGATACACGGCAAATCAATAGACGAGATAACAGCTTTGTCAATAAAAGAAGCTGCTGAATTTTTCCGGGATGTCAAATTCACAAAAAAGGAACAAGCCATATCCCGCCAGATCCTTCAGGAGATCAATGAACGGCTGAAATTTTTAATAAATGTAGGACTTGACTATCTTACACTTGACAGGACAGCATCCACTCTTGCAGGAGGCGAAGCTCAGAGAATCCGCCTTGCAACCCAGATAGGTTCTCAGCTTGTCGGAGTTCTGTACATTCTTGACGAGCCTTCAATAGGGCTTCATCAGAGAGATAATAACAGATTAATCAGCACGCTTACTGCTCTGCGGGACATAGGGAATACCGTGATCGTGGTTGAACATGACAAAGAGACAATACTCGCTGCAGATTACGTAATTGACCTTGGCCCCGGAGCAGGCGTCAACGGCGGTAATGTAGTTGCAGCCGGAACTCCCCGGGAAATAATGGAAAATGCACAATCCCTAACAGGGCAGTATCTTTCAGGCAAAGCATCTATTCCCCTGCCTGAAACACGCAGAATTTCAGGCACCGGGAAAATAACAATAAAAGGCGCTGAAGGCAACAATCTTAAAAATATAAATGTTGACATTCCTCTCGGGCTATTCGTATGTATTACAGGTGTTTCCGGCTCAGGCAAATCATCTCTCATAAATGAGACTTTGTATCCCGCACTCCGCAGGAGGCTCTACCATACAAAACAGTCTCCTCTGCCTTACAGGGAAATTACAGGTTTTGAGTACATTGACAAAGTAATTGACATTAACCAGTCTCCCATCGGCAGAACCCCGCGTTCTAACCCTGCCACATACACTGGTGTCTTTACTCACATAAGGGATCTTTTTTCACAGCTACCCGAAGCAAAAATAAGGGGATACAAACCCGGCCGCTTCAGTTTTAATGTACGGGGAGGAAGATGCGAAGCTTGTGAAGGAGGCGGAATTATCAAGATTGAGATGCACTTTCTTCCTGATGTATACATACCCTGTGAAGTATGCAAAGGTAAAAGATACAACAGGGAAACCCTGGAAGTAAAATACAGGGGCAAAACTATTTCCGATGTTCTTGACATGACAGTATCAGAAGCACTGATATTTTTTGACAAAATACCTCCGATAAAGAGAAAGCTGAAAATTCTGGAAGATGTGGGCCTGGGATATATCGGACTCGGCCAGCCTGCTACCACACTGTCAGGAGGAGAAGCTCAGAGAATCAAGCTTTCCGGAGAACTGTCACAGAAAGCAACAGGCAGTACTCTTTACATTCTTGATGAACCTACTACAGGCCTGCATTTTGAGGATATAAAGATGCTGCTGAATGTTCTTGACAGGCTGGTACAGAGGGGCAATACAGTTGTTGTTATTGAACATAATCCTGATGTGATAAAAACCGCAGACTGGATTATAGACCTCGGCCCTGAAGGGGGCGACCAGGGAGGAACAATTGTGGCTTCAGGCCCGCCTGAAAAAATTGCGCGTGTAAAGAAATCTTATACAGGGATGTTTTTAAATACTGAACTTAAAAATATACATCGGAGAAAATAA
- a CDS encoding tetratricopeptide repeat protein, which translates to MKKTILLVLLLALICAVSVSAQQGQDVAALIAKGDSLAAKWNHEMAAIDYMNALKLDPANYEAAWKTGDETTEFANKLPDNQKARKESLFAKAVEYCQKATELNPEGWQGHFKLSVAYGRLALFRGGKKKIELSKLIEKEAKKAVELNPNADLAYHVLGRWNQGLANLSWVLRSFAKILYGGVPPASNEEAVKMFKKAIEINPNHIEHYLELARTYKYMGKKELMREPLQKVLELPNVEEDDPAFKAEAQKMLKHLKK; encoded by the coding sequence ATGAAAAAGACAATTCTACTTGTTTTACTTCTTGCCCTGATTTGTGCAGTAAGTGTATCTGCTCAGCAGGGACAGGACGTAGCTGCACTTATTGCAAAGGGTGATTCTCTTGCTGCAAAGTGGAATCATGAAATGGCTGCTATTGATTACATGAATGCTTTAAAATTGGATCCCGCTAATTACGAAGCAGCATGGAAAACAGGCGATGAAACAACAGAGTTTGCAAATAAGCTCCCGGATAATCAGAAAGCGCGCAAGGAGTCTCTTTTTGCTAAAGCTGTTGAATATTGTCAGAAAGCAACAGAGCTTAATCCTGAAGGCTGGCAAGGCCATTTCAAACTTTCAGTTGCTTACGGAAGGCTTGCACTTTTCCGCGGCGGCAAGAAAAAGATTGAACTCTCAAAACTTATTGAGAAAGAAGCAAAAAAGGCTGTTGAACTCAACCCCAATGCTGATCTTGCTTATCACGTTCTCGGCAGATGGAATCAGGGCCTTGCAAACTTAAGCTGGGTGCTTCGTTCCTTTGCAAAAATTCTCTACGGCGGTGTACCTCCTGCTTCCAATGAGGAAGCTGTTAAAATGTTCAAAAAAGCAATCGAGATTAATCCGAATCATATAGAGCATTATCTGGAACTTGCCCGTACATACAAATATATGGGCAAAAAAGAACTGATGCGCGAGCCTCTGCAGAAAGTGCTTGAACTTCCCAATGTGGAAGAAGATGATCCTGCATTCAAAGCAGAAGCACAAAAGATGCTCAAGCATCTGAAAAAATAG